The Nitrospira sp. KM1 genome includes a window with the following:
- a CDS encoding helix-turn-helix domain-containing protein: MTERPGFLPLKEAAVWAGVSARTVKRWLADGLPCYQAGHRTKVLIRPTDIDQFLTRRQVTKVDIDALVENTLREMQEARHRTDVA, from the coding sequence ATGACGGAGCGTCCAGGATTTCTCCCACTGAAGGAAGCAGCTGTCTGGGCGGGCGTTTCTGCCCGTACGGTCAAGCGTTGGCTCGCTGATGGCTTACCGTGCTATCAAGCTGGCCATAGGACCAAGGTGCTTATTCGTCCGACGGATATTGACCAGTTTTTGACCAGGCGGCAGGTCACAAAAGTCGATATCGATGCTCTGGTTGAAAATACTCTACGAGAGATGCAAGAGGCGCGGCACAGGACGGATGTAGCCTAA